In Herbaspirillum seropedicae, a single window of DNA contains:
- a CDS encoding disulfide bond formation protein B: protein MKSSKPVFLLVALVCIALLGFAMYLQIVEEMQPCPLCVIQRYMFVLVAAFALIGAFLPEAARRASAALAALAALGGAGTAIWHLYVKAHPGVSCTTDPLETALNQLPTAKLWPQMFTADGFCSAPWPPVFGLQIPTWSLIWFAVLALVLIVQMLRRAPRTTIWK, encoded by the coding sequence ATGAAATCATCCAAACCGGTTTTCCTGCTGGTCGCCCTGGTCTGCATCGCCCTGCTGGGCTTTGCCATGTACCTGCAGATCGTGGAAGAAATGCAGCCCTGCCCGCTGTGCGTGATCCAGCGCTACATGTTCGTGCTGGTAGCGGCCTTTGCGCTGATCGGCGCCTTCCTGCCGGAAGCGGCGCGGCGCGCCAGCGCGGCCCTGGCCGCCCTGGCGGCGCTGGGCGGCGCGGGCACGGCGATCTGGCATCTATATGTGAAGGCGCATCCGGGCGTCTCCTGCACCACCGATCCGCTGGAAACGGCGTTGAACCAGCTGCCCACGGCCAAGCTGTGGCCGCAGATGTTTACCGCTGACGGCTTTTGCTCGGCGCCCTGGCCGCCGGTCTTCGGATTGCAGATCCCGACCTGGTCGCTGATCTGGTTCGCGGTGCTGGCGCTGGTGCTGATCGTGCAGATGCTGCGCCGGGCGCCGCGCACCACGATCTGGAAGTAA
- the prmC gene encoding peptide chain release factor N(5)-glutamine methyltransferase — translation MPILPSYAGCTLATVLKTAPLDPLENRILLCHALRLTRVQLITQSERQLSAAEAETLAALLARRLRGEPIAYIVGQREFYGLDLRVSPDVLIPRPDTELLVELALERLPQGGSALDMGTGSGAIAVAIAHTRPDAQVTALDASPAALAIARENASTHQVRVRLLESDWYGALDADQAFDLIVSNPPYIVAGDIHLSQGDLRFEPVDALTDHADGLSDLRTIIEGAPAHLKAGGWLLMEHGYDQAAAVRALLTGGGWREVQSWRDLAGIERVSGARLG, via the coding sequence ATGCCCATCCTGCCCTCCTATGCGGGCTGCACGCTGGCCACGGTGCTCAAGACCGCCCCGCTGGACCCGCTGGAAAACCGCATCCTGCTATGCCACGCCCTGCGCCTGACGCGGGTGCAGCTCATCACCCAGTCCGAGCGCCAGCTCAGCGCCGCCGAAGCCGAGACGCTCGCAGCGCTGCTGGCGCGGCGTCTGCGCGGCGAGCCCATCGCCTACATCGTCGGACAGCGTGAATTCTATGGACTGGATTTGCGCGTCTCGCCGGACGTGCTGATCCCGCGCCCGGATACCGAACTGCTGGTGGAGCTGGCGCTGGAACGGCTGCCCCAGGGCGGTAGCGCCCTCGATATGGGGACCGGCTCCGGCGCCATCGCCGTGGCAATCGCCCATACGCGCCCGGACGCCCAGGTCACGGCGCTGGACGCCAGCCCCGCCGCGTTGGCCATCGCAAGAGAAAACGCCAGCACGCACCAGGTGCGCGTGCGGCTGCTGGAAAGTGACTGGTATGGCGCGCTCGACGCAGACCAAGCATTCGACCTGATCGTCTCCAACCCACCCTACATCGTCGCCGGCGACATCCACCTCTCGCAAGGCGACCTGCGCTTCGAACCCGTCGATGCGCTCACCGACCATGCCGATGGCCTGTCGGACCTGCGCACCATCATCGAAGGCGCACCGGCCCATCTCAAGGCCGGCGGCTGGCTGCTGATGGAGCACGGCTACGACCAGGCTGCCGCCGTACGCGCCCTGCTCACCGGCGGTGGCTGGCGCGAAGTACAAAGCTGGCGCGACCTGGCCGGCATCGAGCGGGTCAGCGGCGCCCGCCTGGGCTGA
- a CDS encoding indolepyruvate ferredoxin oxidoreductase family protein, whose protein sequence is MNAPLPAGQRLLLDDVSLDDKYTLERGRVFMTGIQALVRLPMLQRQYDQRAGLNTAGFITGYRGSPLGAVDQTAEKARKYLEAKQIKFHPGMNEDLAATSVWGTQQVNLFKGAQYDGVFSLWYGKGPGVDRCGDVFKHANMAGTSRHGGVLVIAGDDHAAKSSTAAHQSEHILKACGIPVLYPSSVQEYLDYGLHGWAMSRYTGLWVAMKCVTDLVESGMSVMIDPERVQIQLPADFELPPDGLNIRQPDTVLGQEARMINYKWYAALAYARANKLNRIIWDSPRARIGIITAGKSYLDTRQALEDLGIDEQAARDIGIRLYKVGMTWPLEAEGVREFAQGLDEILVVEEKRQILEYQLKEELYNWRDDVRPRVVGKFDDTGEWSGSQREGHGNWLLPATYELNPAQIARAIATRISRYFAGHPVEQQVRARVAYLEAKEATLNISSKPDPDKDRIPHFCSGCPHNTSTKLPEGSRGLAGIGCHYMVTWMDRETKLFTHMGGEGVTWVGQAPFTDEKHVFANLGDGTYFHSGLLAVRASVAAKVNITYKILYNDAVAMTGGQEFDGPLDPAMISRQLAAENVRPIIVVTDEPDKYPVGTQWAEGVTIRHRSELDAVQRELREQPGVSAMIYDQTCASEKRRRRKRNAYPDPAKRAVINEAVCEGCGDCSVQSNCLSVEPLETEFGRKRQINQSSCNKDYSCVNGFCPSFVTVEGGQLKKPARAQADVGPALPSLPEPVLPGLAQPYGILVTGVGGTGVITIGQIIAMAAHVEGRACSVLDMSGLAQKGGPVMSHVRVAEDAAHIHSTRVGTGMADLVIGCDVIVTASRDALSRMGEGRTHAAVNSTQMPTAAFVRNPDWQFPTASSEGEIARACGRDNLSLVDAGRIATALMGDAIATNMFMLGYAWQKGWVPLSEAALLRAIELNALQVEFNKQAFAWGRAAAHDVAFVLAAAGRNGMSAQVIEFKRTPTLDELVERRVAFLTDYLNAAYARSYRDFVEQVRARESALGEAGRGLKLSRAVASYLFKLMAYKDEYEVARLHADPAFRAKIAGMFEGDYKLRFHLAPPLLAKRDDKGHLRKQAFGSWMMPVFGVLARLRFLRGTALDPFAYTEERRQERALITEYRATLSRLLDRLTPENLEQITAVARIPEEIRGYGHVKERHLKAAMEKQAALLAQLGQAAAQTQPQSPPGGGQQAA, encoded by the coding sequence ATGAACGCACCCCTACCCGCCGGGCAGCGCCTGCTGCTGGACGATGTTTCCCTGGACGACAAGTACACCCTAGAACGCGGCCGTGTCTTCATGACCGGCATCCAGGCGCTGGTGCGCCTGCCGATGCTGCAACGTCAATACGACCAACGCGCCGGCCTCAACACCGCCGGCTTCATCACCGGCTACCGCGGCTCACCCTTGGGCGCGGTCGACCAGACCGCCGAAAAGGCGCGCAAATACCTGGAAGCGAAGCAGATCAAGTTCCACCCCGGCATGAACGAAGACCTGGCCGCCACCAGCGTATGGGGCACGCAGCAGGTCAATCTGTTCAAGGGCGCGCAATACGATGGCGTGTTCTCGCTATGGTATGGCAAGGGGCCCGGCGTGGACCGCTGCGGCGATGTCTTCAAGCACGCCAACATGGCCGGCACCTCCAGGCATGGCGGCGTGCTGGTGATTGCCGGCGATGACCACGCTGCCAAATCCTCCACCGCGGCTCACCAGAGCGAACACATCCTCAAGGCCTGCGGTATTCCGGTGCTCTATCCATCCTCGGTGCAGGAGTATCTCGACTACGGCCTGCATGGCTGGGCCATGAGCCGTTATACCGGCTTGTGGGTGGCGATGAAGTGCGTGACTGACCTGGTCGAGTCGGGCATGTCGGTGATGATCGATCCGGAGCGCGTGCAGATCCAGCTGCCGGCAGATTTCGAACTGCCACCCGATGGCCTCAACATCCGCCAACCGGATACCGTGCTAGGTCAGGAAGCACGGATGATCAACTACAAGTGGTATGCCGCGCTGGCCTACGCGCGCGCCAACAAACTGAACCGCATCATCTGGGACAGTCCCCGCGCACGCATCGGCATCATCACCGCCGGCAAGTCCTACCTCGATACGCGCCAGGCGCTGGAAGACCTGGGCATCGATGAACAGGCTGCACGCGACATCGGCATCCGCCTCTACAAGGTCGGCATGACCTGGCCGCTGGAAGCCGAGGGCGTGCGTGAATTCGCCCAGGGCCTGGATGAAATCCTGGTGGTCGAGGAGAAGCGCCAGATCCTCGAATACCAGTTGAAGGAAGAACTCTACAACTGGCGCGACGACGTGCGTCCCCGCGTGGTCGGCAAGTTCGATGACACCGGCGAGTGGAGCGGTTCGCAGCGCGAAGGCCACGGCAACTGGCTGCTGCCCGCGACCTATGAATTGAACCCGGCGCAGATCGCCCGCGCCATCGCTACCCGCATCTCGCGCTACTTCGCGGGACACCCGGTGGAGCAGCAGGTGCGCGCCCGCGTGGCCTACCTGGAAGCCAAGGAAGCCACGCTCAACATCAGCAGCAAGCCTGATCCCGACAAGGACCGCATCCCGCATTTCTGCTCCGGCTGCCCGCACAATACCTCCACCAAGTTGCCCGAGGGCAGCCGTGGCCTGGCCGGCATCGGTTGCCATTACATGGTGACCTGGATGGACCGCGAGACCAAGCTGTTCACCCACATGGGCGGCGAAGGCGTGACCTGGGTCGGCCAGGCGCCCTTCACGGATGAAAAGCATGTCTTCGCCAATCTGGGCGATGGCACCTACTTCCACTCGGGTTTGCTGGCGGTGCGCGCCTCGGTCGCGGCCAAGGTCAACATCACCTACAAGATCCTCTACAACGACGCCGTGGCGATGACCGGCGGGCAGGAGTTCGATGGACCGCTCGACCCGGCCATGATCTCGCGCCAGCTGGCGGCGGAAAACGTGCGTCCCATCATCGTGGTCACCGACGAACCGGACAAGTATCCAGTGGGGACCCAATGGGCCGAAGGCGTCACCATCCGCCATCGCAGCGAACTCGACGCCGTGCAGCGCGAGCTGCGCGAACAGCCGGGCGTGTCCGCCATGATCTATGACCAGACCTGCGCCTCCGAAAAGCGTCGTCGCCGCAAACGCAATGCCTATCCCGATCCCGCCAAGCGCGCCGTCATCAATGAGGCCGTGTGCGAAGGCTGCGGCGATTGCAGCGTGCAATCGAACTGCCTTTCGGTAGAACCGCTGGAAACCGAATTCGGTCGCAAGCGCCAGATCAACCAGTCGTCCTGCAACAAGGATTATTCCTGCGTCAATGGTTTCTGCCCCAGCTTCGTGACGGTGGAAGGCGGGCAACTGAAGAAGCCGGCCCGCGCCCAGGCTGACGTCGGCCCGGCCCTGCCCAGCCTGCCCGAGCCGGTGCTGCCGGGCTTGGCGCAGCCCTATGGCATTCTGGTCACCGGCGTGGGCGGTACCGGTGTCATCACCATTGGCCAGATCATCGCCATGGCCGCCCACGTCGAAGGACGCGCCTGTTCGGTGCTGGACATGAGCGGCCTGGCGCAGAAGGGCGGCCCGGTGATGTCGCACGTACGCGTGGCCGAGGATGCGGCGCACATCCATTCGACCCGGGTGGGAACCGGCATGGCCGATCTGGTCATCGGCTGCGACGTGATCGTCACCGCCAGCCGCGATGCACTCTCACGCATGGGTGAAGGACGCACGCACGCAGCCGTCAATTCGACCCAGATGCCGACAGCGGCCTTCGTGCGCAATCCGGACTGGCAATTCCCCACCGCCTCCAGCGAGGGCGAGATTGCGCGCGCCTGCGGGCGTGACAACCTGTCGCTGGTCGATGCCGGTCGCATCGCCACGGCGCTGATGGGCGACGCCATCGCGACCAACATGTTCATGCTGGGCTATGCCTGGCAAAAGGGCTGGGTGCCGCTGTCGGAAGCAGCGCTGCTGCGCGCCATCGAACTCAACGCATTGCAGGTCGAGTTCAACAAGCAAGCCTTCGCCTGGGGCCGGGCTGCCGCCCATGACGTGGCGTTCGTGCTGGCCGCAGCTGGCCGCAATGGCATGAGCGCGCAGGTGATCGAGTTCAAGCGCACGCCCACCCTGGATGAACTGGTGGAGCGCCGCGTGGCCTTCCTGACCGACTACCTGAACGCCGCCTATGCGCGCAGCTATCGCGATTTCGTCGAGCAGGTGCGGGCGCGGGAAAGCGCCTTAGGCGAAGCAGGCCGTGGCCTCAAGCTCAGTCGTGCGGTGGCCAGTTATCTCTTCAAGCTCATGGCCTACAAGGATGAATACGAAGTCGCCCGCCTGCATGCCGATCCGGCCTTCCGGGCCAAGATCGCCGGCATGTTCGAAGGTGACTACAAGTTACGCTTCCACCTTGCCCCACCGCTGTTGGCCAAGCGCGATGACAAGGGCCATCTGCGCAAGCAGGCCTTCGGCAGCTGGATGATGCCGGTCTTTGGCGTGCTGGCCAGGCTGCGCTTCCTGCGCGGCACGGCCTTGGATCCCTTTGCTTATACCGAGGAGCGCCGGCAGGAGCGTGCGCTGATCACCGAGTATCGTGCGACGCTCTCGCGCTTGCTGGATCGGCTCACGCCCGAGAACCTGGAGCAGATCACCGCCGTGGCCCGCATTCCGGAAGAGATCCGCGGCTATGGTCACGTCAAGGAGCGCCATCTGAAGGCCGCCATGGAAAAGCAGGCAGCCCTGCTGGCGCAACTCGGCCAGGCAGCGGCACAAACTCAGCCGCAATCACCGCCAGGAGGCGGCCAGCAAGCTGCCTGA
- a CDS encoding cytochrome-c peroxidase, which translates to MSCKPILSILLFAASAQFTSPASAAGPEPITPIQPAQVRNPAMVELGKQLFFDPRLSKSGFISCNSCHNLSMGGTDNLRSSIGHNWQQGPINSPTVLNAKFNAAQFWDGRAADLKAQAGGPVANPKEMAFSHALAVEVLQSIPGYVAAFKQAFGNQKLGMEEVTQAIAAFEETLVTPDSRFDKWLKGDRRALTRKEQEGYRLFKESGCIACHNGPAVGGNSFQKMGLVAPYQTSNPAQGRADVTGKEADRFHFKVPTLRNVELTYPYFHDGGAATLAEAVDTMARIQLGRQFSADENAKVVAFLKTLTGKQPRLQLPVLPPSSEKTLRPQPFDHP; encoded by the coding sequence ATGTCATGCAAGCCCATCCTCAGCATTCTGTTGTTCGCCGCCAGCGCTCAGTTCACCTCGCCCGCCAGTGCCGCTGGCCCCGAGCCGATTACCCCTATCCAACCGGCCCAGGTCCGTAATCCCGCCATGGTGGAATTGGGTAAGCAGCTGTTTTTCGATCCGCGCCTGTCCAAATCCGGTTTCATCTCCTGCAATTCCTGCCATAACCTTTCCATGGGGGGAACGGACAACCTGAGGAGCTCCATCGGCCACAACTGGCAGCAGGGGCCGATCAATTCGCCCACGGTGCTCAATGCAAAATTCAATGCCGCCCAGTTCTGGGATGGCCGCGCTGCTGATCTGAAGGCCCAGGCCGGTGGTCCGGTCGCCAATCCCAAGGAGATGGCGTTTTCGCATGCGCTGGCGGTGGAGGTATTGCAGTCCATTCCGGGCTACGTCGCGGCGTTCAAGCAAGCCTTTGGCAACCAAAAGCTGGGCATGGAAGAAGTGACGCAGGCCATTGCGGCCTTCGAGGAAACCCTGGTCACGCCCGATTCCCGCTTCGACAAATGGCTCAAGGGCGACCGGCGCGCGCTCACGCGCAAGGAGCAGGAAGGCTACCGGCTCTTCAAGGAGTCCGGTTGCATCGCCTGCCACAATGGCCCCGCCGTGGGCGGCAATTCTTTCCAGAAGATGGGGTTGGTGGCGCCCTACCAGACCAGCAATCCGGCGCAGGGACGCGCCGACGTGACCGGCAAGGAGGCCGATCGTTTCCACTTCAAGGTGCCGACCCTGCGTAACGTCGAGCTGACCTATCCGTACTTCCACGATGGCGGCGCCGCCACTCTGGCCGAAGCGGTCGATACCATGGCGCGCATCCAGTTGGGCCGGCAGTTCAGCGCCGACGAGAACGCCAAGGTGGTCGCCTTCCTCAAGACGCTGACCGGCAAGCAGCCGCGTTTGCAGTTACCGGTGTTGCCGCCCTCTTCGGAGAAGACACTGCGGCCGCAACCCTTCGATCATCCCTGA
- the phhA gene encoding phenylalanine 4-monooxygenase → MSTNPNTDDFFATVATKSDSGALRGDYSQADANYVVAQNWEGYTPAQHALWRRLYERQARLIPGRACDVFIESLKALDVSQGIPRFDRTTDALYKATGWQLVAVPGLVPDQTFFEHLANRRFPVTVWLREEHEFDYIVEPDLFHDFFGHVPLLFNPVFANHLQEYGKGGLKALKLDGLAYLARLYWYTIEFGLIQSEAGLRIYGAGILSSGGEVEYCLSSDKPRRVPFQVERIMRTLYKIDTYQETYFVIRDFEQLFNDTAPDFTPFYERLKQQEPLPANALLAGETNLAANHLV, encoded by the coding sequence ATGAGCACCAATCCCAACACCGATGATTTCTTCGCCACCGTCGCCACCAAGTCCGATAGCGGAGCCTTGCGCGGCGACTACAGCCAGGCCGACGCCAACTACGTCGTGGCCCAGAACTGGGAAGGCTACACGCCGGCCCAGCACGCGCTGTGGCGGCGTCTGTACGAGCGCCAGGCCAGGCTGATTCCGGGGCGCGCCTGCGATGTCTTCATCGAGAGCCTGAAGGCCCTCGACGTCTCGCAAGGCATCCCGCGCTTCGACCGCACCACCGACGCCCTCTACAAGGCCACCGGCTGGCAGCTGGTCGCCGTGCCGGGTCTGGTGCCGGACCAGACCTTCTTCGAACACCTGGCCAACCGCCGTTTCCCGGTCACCGTATGGCTGCGCGAGGAGCATGAGTTCGACTACATCGTCGAGCCCGACCTGTTCCACGACTTCTTCGGCCACGTACCGCTCTTGTTCAATCCGGTCTTCGCCAATCACCTGCAGGAATACGGCAAGGGCGGCCTGAAGGCCCTCAAGCTCGACGGCCTGGCCTACCTGGCGCGCTTGTACTGGTACACCATCGAGTTTGGCCTGATCCAGAGCGAGGCTGGCCTGCGCATCTATGGCGCGGGCATCCTGTCCTCCGGCGGCGAAGTGGAGTATTGCCTCTCCAGCGACAAGCCGCGCCGCGTGCCGTTCCAGGTCGAGCGCATCATGCGCACGCTCTACAAGATCGATACCTACCAGGAGACCTATTTCGTCATCCGCGACTTCGAGCAACTATTCAACGATACGGCGCCCGACTTCACCCCCTTCTATGAACGCCTGAAACAGCAGGAGCCCTTGCCCGCCAACGCCCTGCTGGCGGGCGAAACGAATCTCGCAGCCAACCACCTGGTCTGA
- a CDS encoding GNAT family N-acetyltransferase translates to MSNPLARLLKRLRGSKTEQDERQEKPHVFVKELSPRSRRHLLRHFLALEEKDRLLRFGSKLSDDMVTRYVEGINFERDTVFGVYDRRLRLLGVGHLAFAPKEATRISGATIKPVVAEFGVSVSAAARGLGVGTRLFMRAAMHCRNADVDTLYMHCLSSNKVMMHIAKKAGMEIHRDYGEADAYLKIKPANSATVFQEALEEQVAMLDYIVKANFKALLKWGARVTGIGARKKDDGAPPPAA, encoded by the coding sequence ATGAGTAATCCTCTGGCCCGGCTGCTCAAACGCCTGCGCGGCAGCAAAACGGAGCAGGACGAGCGACAGGAAAAGCCGCACGTGTTCGTCAAGGAATTGTCGCCACGCTCGCGCCGCCACCTGCTGCGCCACTTCCTGGCGCTGGAAGAAAAGGATCGTCTGCTGCGCTTCGGTTCCAAGCTCTCCGACGACATGGTCACGCGCTACGTCGAGGGCATCAATTTCGAGCGCGATACCGTCTTTGGCGTCTACGACCGTCGCCTGCGCCTCTTGGGCGTGGGACATCTGGCCTTTGCGCCCAAGGAAGCCACGCGCATCAGCGGTGCGACCATCAAGCCGGTGGTGGCCGAGTTCGGCGTGTCGGTCTCGGCGGCGGCGCGCGGACTGGGTGTAGGCACGCGCCTGTTCATGCGCGCCGCGATGCACTGTCGCAATGCCGACGTCGATACGCTGTACATGCACTGCCTCTCGTCCAACAAGGTGATGATGCACATCGCCAAGAAGGCGGGCATGGAAATCCACCGCGACTATGGCGAGGCCGACGCCTACCTCAAGATCAAGCCCGCCAATTCGGCCACGGTCTTTCAGGAAGCCCTGGAAGAGCAGGTCGCCATGCTGGACTACATCGTCAAGGCCAACTTCAAGGCCTTGCTCAAATGGGGCGCACGCGTGACCGGCATCGGCGCCAGAAAGAAGGACGACGGCGCACCGCCTCCGGCCGCCTGA
- a CDS encoding multifunctional CCA addition/repair protein, translated as MKTYTVGGAVRDGLLGLPVKDRDHVVVGATPEQLLALGFRPVGKDFPVFLHPHTQEEYALARTERKTAPGYKGFAFHAAPDVTLEDDLARRDLTINAIAQDEDGTLVDPYHGRADIAARVFRHVSDAFIEDPVRILRVARFAARFADFTVAPETNALMQRMVEQGEVDALVPERVWQELSRGLMEQKPSRMFEVLRACGALQRILPELDALWGVPQPEKWHPEIDTGVHVMLVVDWAAAQGFTLPIRFAALMHDLGKGTTPPEMWPRHHGHEARSERLAEQVCARLKVPGECRDLALMTAREHGNVGRAFEMRPDTLVKFFSRCDAFRKPQRFIDMLRAAECDHRGRTGLEQQPFPQAAYLEGALQAAQQIDAGAIAQAQSQPQRIPEAIQAARTEQVAAFVAQHGAQQP; from the coding sequence ATGAAGACCTACACCGTCGGCGGCGCAGTGCGCGACGGCTTGCTGGGCCTGCCGGTGAAGGACCGCGACCACGTGGTGGTGGGCGCGACGCCGGAGCAATTGCTGGCGCTGGGTTTCCGCCCGGTGGGCAAGGATTTTCCGGTGTTCCTCCATCCGCACACCCAGGAGGAATATGCCCTGGCCCGTACCGAGCGCAAGACCGCGCCGGGCTACAAGGGCTTCGCCTTCCATGCGGCCCCCGATGTGACCCTGGAAGACGACCTCGCGCGCCGCGACTTGACCATCAACGCCATTGCGCAGGATGAAGATGGCACGCTGGTCGATCCCTATCACGGACGCGCCGATATCGCCGCGCGCGTGTTCCGCCATGTCTCCGACGCCTTCATCGAGGACCCGGTGCGCATCCTGCGCGTGGCCCGCTTTGCGGCGCGCTTCGCCGATTTCACGGTGGCCCCCGAGACCAATGCGCTCATGCAGCGCATGGTCGAGCAAGGCGAGGTCGATGCCTTGGTGCCGGAGCGCGTCTGGCAAGAGCTCTCGCGCGGTCTGATGGAGCAGAAGCCTTCGCGCATGTTCGAGGTCTTGCGCGCCTGCGGCGCACTGCAGCGCATCCTGCCTGAGCTGGATGCGCTGTGGGGCGTACCGCAGCCGGAGAAGTGGCATCCGGAAATCGATACCGGCGTTCACGTGATGCTGGTGGTGGACTGGGCGGCGGCGCAGGGCTTTACCTTGCCGATCCGTTTTGCCGCCTTGATGCATGATCTGGGCAAGGGGACCACGCCACCCGAGATGTGGCCGCGTCACCATGGCCACGAAGCGCGCAGCGAGCGCCTGGCCGAACAGGTCTGCGCGCGCCTGAAGGTGCCCGGCGAATGCCGCGATCTCGCCCTGATGACCGCCCGCGAGCACGGCAACGTCGGCCGCGCCTTCGAGATGCGCCCGGATACGCTGGTCAAGTTCTTCTCGCGCTGCGACGCCTTCCGCAAGCCGCAGCGCTTCATCGACATGCTGCGCGCGGCCGAATGCGATCATCGCGGTCGCACTGGCCTTGAGCAGCAGCCCTTCCCGCAGGCCGCCTACCTCGAAGGCGCGCTGCAGGCGGCGCAGCAGATCGATGCTGGCGCGATCGCCCAGGCGCAGTCGCAGCCGCAACGCATTCCCGAGGCCATCCAGGCGGCACGTACCGAGCAGGTAGCGGCCTTCGTCGCCCAGCACGGTGCGCAGCAGCCATGA
- a CDS encoding glutathione S-transferase family protein yields the protein MQDTELDPVLSETLQKAGRHLPTLVIANKNYSSWSMRPWVAMVAFDIPFKEVRLLLDQADTAAEIARYTGSGRVPVLLDGDIAIWDSLSICEYLAEQFPDRHLWPARTDARAIARSICAEMHSGFTGLRSAMSMDIRGRYPGQGRTAEAQADIARVCEIWEECLSQFGHHDFLFGDFSIADAFYAPVVMRFISYQVPLAPALQAYADRVREHPAVARWIAEALAEKEILPDHK from the coding sequence ATGCAAGATACTGAACTTGATCCGGTATTGTCCGAAACGCTGCAAAAAGCCGGCCGCCATCTGCCCACGCTGGTGATCGCCAACAAGAACTACTCGTCCTGGTCCATGCGCCCATGGGTCGCCATGGTGGCCTTCGACATTCCCTTCAAGGAAGTGCGACTGTTGCTGGACCAGGCCGACACCGCCGCCGAGATCGCCCGCTACACCGGCTCGGGCCGGGTGCCGGTGCTGCTCGATGGCGACATCGCCATCTGGGATTCGCTGTCCATCTGTGAATACCTGGCCGAGCAATTCCCTGACCGCCACCTGTGGCCGGCGCGCACCGATGCGCGCGCCATTGCGCGCAGCATCTGCGCCGAGATGCATTCCGGCTTCACCGGCCTGCGCAGCGCCATGAGCATGGACATCCGCGGGCGCTACCCGGGCCAGGGCCGTACGGCCGAGGCGCAGGCCGATATCGCCCGCGTCTGCGAGATCTGGGAAGAGTGCCTCTCGCAATTCGGCCACCATGATTTCCTCTTCGGTGATTTCTCCATCGCCGACGCCTTCTACGCCCCGGTGGTGATGCGCTTCATCAGCTATCAGGTGCCGCTGGCCCCGGCGCTGCAGGCCTATGCCGACCGCGTGCGCGAACACCCGGCCGTGGCGCGCTGGATCGCCGAAGCGCTGGCCGAGAAGGAAATCCTTCCGGACCACAAGTGA